The following DNA comes from Nitrospirota bacterium.
CGCCGCCAAGCCGTCCGCCAGAAACCGATACTCATGATGCTCGTAGAACGCGATGGCGTAGAGATAGGGCTGGCCGTCGGGCGTGCAATAGCGGATGTTCGTCACCGCCTGAAGCAACGCGGCGAAACGCATCCTCGCGAAGTTCCAAAGGAGGACGTAGCCGTAGAGCTTGGCGAACTCCGTCCATTCACCGAGCGCGAAGGACCCGGAGGCGGCCTCCATGGCAAGCCGCTGTTCGTGGGTGAGTTGGTAGAGGCTTTGAGCGTCGGATGCGCTCAGCACGATGGCGCTCCCGGGAATGACCGCGCGATCGGTGTCGGGATCGCCCGGTTCACGGATGAGCCTCGTGAACAGGATCTGCCCGGCCGCCAGCCCCTTGGCGAACTCGCCGCCGGTGACGCGGAATACCTGACTGTCGCCGACCGAACGCACGGCGAACATCCCGCTCGGAGGGCCGACCTCAGCGGGCATCACCTCCAAGAGATCCATATACGAATGCTTCAACGGGTCCAACCAGGCGCGCTCCTCGTCGGGCACGTGCTCCGTAATCGTGTCCCGGAGTTGCTCGATCAGACTCAACTGCCCTTCGGGGTAGAAGTCTGCGTAGACATACAGATTCGCCAGTTCCACCTCTTGCGCCAGAGGCGCGAGGGGCGTCGCCGCGCCCGCTTCCAGATACGGTCTGAGCGCCTGCTCCAGCGCCGCCTTTCGTTGTCCCGCGAATCCCGGCTCCAACGACAAGGCTTCGAGGCGCGCCAGGACCGCCTCCAGGGACGGCTTCATCGGCGCCCACAGGCCGGCCGTCTGTTCATTCGCGAGCTTCATGAATCTCCTCCATCACGATGGCTTCGGCATCCAGCCAATCCTGCAACGCGTAACCTTCGCGCCGTCCCCGTTCTTCCCACAGTTCGTAGGCCTTGGTGGCGATCCGTTCCCACATGCCGTCCGGCAACTCGATGGGTTTCTGAGCGGAGACGGCTACGGTCCGTTTGGGCGTCGCCTTGGCAGCGCCGTTTTTCTTGACCGAGACTTTCATGACATCCTCCCTGTTCTGAAAATAGCCAATAGCTTCACCCCCACCCTCCCCTCCCCCTTCAAGGGGGAGGGTCTCGGGGAGGGGGTTTTTCATGCTGCCGGGGTACCCGTTGCTCTGACGCGGCAACGGGTCGTGGCCGACATCTCATGACGACTGTGGAGAACATAGCGAGCGGCAAGTAGCCAACAGCTCTCAGCTATTCGCTGTTCGTTGTTGGCTCAATTTTATGAACGACCGGCCGATGATCCGGCGCGAACTTCGGACTCCGCACCGTCAACACCGGGCAGTCCGCCCGCCGCAGCACCGCTTCGGTGACGCTGCCGTTGACCAAGTGAGAAATCCCCCGGCGGCCGTGCGTGCCCATCACGATGAGATCGACCGCCTGGCTGCGCGCATGGTCGAGAATGGAATCCGCCGGCAGACCTCCCCGCAGCGCCTCGTCCGCCTTCAGTCCGCA
Coding sequences within:
- a CDS encoding DUF2934 domain-containing protein → MKVSVKKNGAAKATPKRTVAVSAQKPIELPDGMWERIATKAYELWEERGRREGYALQDWLDAEAIVMEEIHEARE